The following proteins are encoded in a genomic region of Alphaproteobacteria bacterium:
- the chrA gene encoding chromate efflux transporter yields the protein MKDSYLSVFLTFLRFGLLAWGGPVAQIAIIRDELVERRGWIAPEKFRRVLAVYQALPGPEAHELCVYFGMIRAGRFGGFLAGFGFMLPGLLLMVLLAWGYQHYGAAMLLPLFVGVAPAVTAMIVRAAHRIGAHVLVDRSHWVAALAAVALTLLGVHFLLVFIVCAAWQALWSAGKHRIAIITGIALTVAALTIGLMFPVSGIISTGGTGNLLVEGLKAGLLSFGGAYTAIPFLQSSMVGHYPAITQQVFLDGIALGSVIPAPLIIFGTFLGFAADGLTGALLMTLGIFAPAFAFTLLGHNQLERVIENKALHGALDGISAAVVGLLAITALQIFQNVITGWQQAALFAAALAAFYLIKSKWAIPGVILACGIIGWLVIPV from the coding sequence ATGAAAGACTCCTATCTCAGTGTTTTTCTAACTTTCCTTCGCTTCGGCCTGTTGGCGTGGGGCGGACCTGTTGCGCAGATTGCGATAATCCGCGACGAACTGGTGGAGCGCCGGGGCTGGATTGCGCCGGAGAAGTTCCGTCGCGTGCTGGCTGTCTATCAGGCGCTGCCGGGACCAGAGGCGCATGAACTCTGTGTGTATTTCGGCATGATTCGCGCCGGTCGATTTGGCGGCTTCCTTGCTGGCTTCGGCTTTATGCTACCGGGTTTGCTCCTTATGGTGCTGCTAGCATGGGGCTATCAACATTATGGTGCTGCGATGTTGCTGCCGCTGTTTGTTGGCGTTGCACCAGCAGTCACCGCGATGATCGTTCGCGCCGCACACCGCATCGGGGCGCATGTTTTGGTGGACAGGTCGCATTGGGTGGCGGCACTGGCTGCCGTGGCACTTACGCTGCTGGGCGTGCATTTCCTGCTGGTGTTTATCGTCTGCGCGGCGTGGCAGGCGCTCTGGTCGGCTGGCAAGCACCGCATCGCTATCATCACCGGCATTGCACTCACTGTCGCCGCGCTCACCATCGGCCTGATGTTTCCGGTATCCGGCATCATCAGCACCGGCGGCACGGGCAATTTGCTGGTGGAAGGCTTGAAGGCTGGCTTGCTCTCGTTTGGCGGCGCTTATACTGCCATTCCGTTCCTGCAAAGCAGTATGGTTGGGCATTATCCCGCCATCACCCAGCAAGTATTCCTCGATGGTATCGCACTGGGTAGCGTGATTCCCGCGCCGCTGATTATCTTCGGCACCTTCCTCGGCTTCGCTGCCGATGGGCTGACGGGTGCGCTGCTGATGACACTCGGTATATTCGCGCCTGCCTTCGCTTTCACGCTGCTGGGGCATAACCAGCTGGAGCGCGTGATTGAGAACAAGGCATTGCATGGTGCGTTGGATGGCATTTCCGCCGCCGTGGTGGGGCTGCTTGCCATCACCGCGTTACAGATTTTTCAAAACGTCATCACCGGTTGGCAGCAGGCGGCGCTGTTCGCCGCTGCATTGGCCGCGTTTTACCTTATCAAAAGCAAATGGGCGATTCCGGGCGTGATACTCGCCTGCGGCATTATCGGCTGGCTGGTGATTCCTGTGTAA
- a CDS encoding class I SAM-dependent methyltransferase yields the protein MDRTSETLIDIPKEWSFENASVAQSFNHHVREQLPWYDLVTGAVAHIARHYIPQGGLVYDIGASTGNIGKALADTLAQRQAKLVPIEPSAEMCAEYSGPAKESLVQMDACAFDYEPFDVAICYLVMMFMPVGARRDFIAKLRACLKPGGAIVIVDKCEAATGYQATVLWRLTLAGKVAAGVEPKQIIAKELSLGGVQRPLDPAILGEDAAEWFRFGEFAGWIITT from the coding sequence ATGGACAGAACTTCCGAAACCTTAATTGACATCCCCAAGGAATGGTCGTTCGAGAATGCCAGTGTAGCCCAGAGTTTTAACCACCATGTCCGCGAGCAGCTGCCGTGGTATGATCTGGTGACGGGCGCAGTGGCGCATATCGCACGGCATTACATACCGCAAGGTGGTCTGGTCTATGACATTGGGGCATCTACCGGCAATATCGGCAAGGCGCTGGCGGATACACTCGCCCAGCGGCAGGCCAAGCTGGTGCCGATTGAGCCAAGTGCGGAGATGTGCGCCGAATATTCGGGACCGGCCAAGGAAAGCCTCGTGCAGATGGACGCCTGCGCGTTTGACTATGAACCGTTTGATGTCGCGATCTGTTATCTTGTCATGATGTTCATGCCGGTGGGTGCGCGGCGTGATTTTATCGCCAAGCTCCGCGCCTGCCTGAAACCGGGTGGCGCGATTGTGATCGTCGATAAATGCGAAGCGGCCACCGGCTATCAGGCCACGGTGCTGTGGCGGCTGACGCTGGCAGGAAAAGTTGCCGCCGGTGTAGAGCCAAAGCAGATCATCGCTAAAGAATTATCACTCGGTGGCGTCCAGCGCCCACTTGATCCTGCCATACTCGGAGAAGATGCAGCAGAATGGTTTCGGTTTGGAGAGTTTGCGGGGTGGATTATCACGACATGA
- a CDS encoding phage portal protein, whose amino-acid sequence MFNLFDKAIEMIAPESALRRETARWILRQQRAYEAAQPSRLRKIKVDHGSGDAVVERAGESLRLQARYLDENHDLARGVLNCLVNNVIGRGITIEPQVKRKNGELAKEINDQLIELWEEWVRFPEVTWELNWNQMLRLLARCWFRDGEVLVKHIEGISATINHGTLVPYSLELIEADFLPFDLNDQKKRIIHGVEKNAWRKPVAYYLYKEHPGDRHVFVTRQDTKRYPAEKIIHLKTVDRIAQTRGVSMFASVMTRLDDIKDYELSERVAAKLAASLCAYVRKNLDSPTSAQNIDATGNRLMKMQPGMIFDNLLPGEEVSVIDSKRPNAVLEQFRNGQLRAVAAGTCTSYSSISKDYNGTYSAQRQELVEQSVHYAVLREHFIERCVRPIWERFVDMAILSGKLTVPEAQINPMSLKKAGFQGPTMPWIDPQREVTAEEKAVQSGFKSRTQVIRERGGNPQDIFEQIKQEREQESEAGISFTSSLGKQPAPITPKEEPSDDKPAGNTDSND is encoded by the coding sequence ATGTTTAATCTATTCGACAAAGCCATAGAGATGATCGCGCCAGAATCTGCCCTGCGCCGGGAAACTGCGCGGTGGATTCTGCGCCAGCAACGCGCCTATGAAGCAGCCCAGCCTTCGCGCCTGCGTAAAATCAAGGTGGATCATGGCAGCGGTGATGCCGTGGTGGAACGCGCCGGGGAAAGCCTGCGCCTGCAAGCACGGTATCTCGACGAAAACCACGATCTGGCGCGTGGTGTGCTGAACTGCCTTGTCAATAACGTCATCGGCCGTGGGATCACGATTGAACCACAAGTGAAACGCAAAAACGGCGAGCTGGCCAAAGAGATTAACGACCAGCTGATCGAGCTATGGGAAGAATGGGTGCGCTTCCCCGAAGTAACGTGGGAACTGAACTGGAACCAGATGCTACGCCTGCTTGCTCGGTGCTGGTTTCGGGATGGTGAAGTGCTGGTGAAACATATTGAAGGCATCAGCGCCACGATCAATCACGGCACGCTGGTGCCGTATTCGCTGGAACTGATCGAGGCAGATTTCCTGCCTTTTGATCTCAATGACCAGAAAAAAAGGATCATTCACGGGGTTGAAAAGAACGCATGGCGGAAGCCCGTGGCGTACTATCTCTACAAAGAACATCCCGGTGATCGACATGTGTTCGTAACGCGGCAGGACACCAAGCGCTATCCGGCGGAGAAGATCATCCACCTGAAAACCGTGGATCGCATCGCACAGACACGCGGTGTTTCCATGTTCGCCAGCGTGATGACGCGCCTCGATGACATTAAGGATTACGAACTTTCCGAGCGGGTGGCAGCCAAGCTGGCGGCCAGCCTGTGCGCCTATGTTCGCAAAAACTTGGATAGCCCGACGAGCGCCCAGAATATCGACGCCACCGGCAACCGGCTGATGAAAATGCAGCCCGGCATGATCTTCGATAATCTGCTGCCGGGGGAAGAAGTCTCGGTGATTGATAGCAAGCGCCCGAACGCGGTGCTGGAGCAATTCCGCAACGGCCAGCTTCGCGCTGTCGCTGCCGGAACCTGCACCAGCTATTCCAGCATCTCGAAGGATTACAACGGCACCTACAGCGCCCAGCGTCAGGAACTGGTGGAGCAGTCGGTGCATTACGCGGTGCTGCGCGAGCATTTCATCGAGCGGTGCGTGCGCCCGATCTGGGAACGCTTCGTGGATATGGCGATCCTATCTGGCAAGCTCACCGTGCCGGAAGCGCAGATCAATCCCATGAGCCTGAAGAAAGCCGGATTTCAGGGACCTACCATGCCGTGGATCGACCCGCAGCGCGAAGTGACCGCTGAGGAAAAAGCGGTGCAGTCGGGATTCAAATCGCGCACGCAGGTGATCCGCGAGCGTGGCGGCAATCCGCAAGACATTTTCGAGCAAATCAAACAGGAGCGCGAGCAGGAATCGGAGGCTGGCATCAGCTTTACGAGTTCGCTCGGCAAGCAACCCGCTCCGATAACCCCAAAGGAGGAACCATCCGATGACAAACCAGCCGGAAATACTGATTCGAACGATTGA
- a CDS encoding DUF2163 domain-containing protein, which produces MRVISPQLEAHFGGGLTTLATCWRLTRQDGAELGFTDLDRTLMIDTLEYDSIAGFTPTTVESKSNMSVDNLDLEGQTFPSKIMESDLLAGMYDYAEVEIFLVNYEDLSQGKLVVKRGRLGEVTLNAQMFHAEVRGLTQHLSQTIGEVYSPSCRAVLGDSRCKVNLASVTITSTVSEVVSNQTFKANSLTQAAGWFTGGEVEWTSGNNDGRRMEVKEFSSKQVVLALPMGKSIQVGDGFKIIAGCDKTHETCQAKFNNILNFRGEPYVPGVDALLTTAGTMSKSNRNG; this is translated from the coding sequence ATGAGAGTCATCTCCCCACAACTCGAAGCACATTTTGGCGGTGGCCTGACCACGCTCGCCACTTGCTGGCGCCTGACGCGACAGGATGGTGCGGAGCTTGGTTTCACCGACCTTGACCGCACGTTGATGATCGACACGCTGGAATATGATTCCATCGCTGGGTTCACGCCCACCACGGTGGAAAGTAAATCCAATATGAGCGTGGATAACCTTGATCTGGAGGGGCAGACATTTCCCTCGAAGATCATGGAATCTGATCTTCTGGCCGGAATGTACGACTATGCCGAAGTCGAGATATTCCTCGTCAATTACGAGGATCTGTCTCAGGGCAAGCTGGTGGTGAAGCGTGGGCGGCTGGGTGAAGTCACTCTGAACGCGCAGATGTTCCATGCCGAAGTGCGCGGCCTCACGCAGCATTTAAGCCAGACGATTGGTGAGGTGTATTCGCCTTCCTGCCGCGCCGTGCTGGGCGATAGTCGGTGCAAGGTGAATCTCGCCAGCGTCACCATCACCAGCACCGTTTCGGAAGTAGTGAGCAACCAGACTTTCAAAGCGAATAGCCTTACGCAGGCGGCGGGTTGGTTCACCGGTGGTGAAGTGGAATGGACAAGCGGCAATAATGACGGGCGGCGCATGGAGGTGAAGGAGTTTTCCTCCAAGCAGGTGGTGCTGGCGCTGCCGATGGGCAAATCCATCCAAGTGGGTGACGGGTTCAAGATCATCGCCGGGTGCGACAAGACGCATGAGACCTGTCAGGCGAAGTTTAACAATATCCTGAATTTTCGTGGCGAGCCGTATGTCCCCGGTGTGGACGCGCTGCTCACCACGGCAGGAACCATGAGCAAGAGCAACCGCAATGGCTAG
- a CDS encoding mobile mystery protein B, whose product MQYHYIAGQTPLDEEEKRDLIPSLVTREDLDAFEQENILEARKWVMQKATLAKLDVFTEKFLLNLHKRMYGHVWKWAGTFRKSNKNIGVDRIYITTELHQLLGDAAYWLENKTYPISDLAVIFHHRLVKIHLFPNGNGRHARMCADVIIAKFGGEKLSWGGNSDLTKPDEIRTRYIAALREADAGNYEPILAFARS is encoded by the coding sequence GTGCAATATCATTACATCGCAGGCCAGACTCCACTGGATGAAGAAGAAAAGCGCGACCTAATTCCCAGTCTCGTGACCCGCGAGGATCTCGATGCGTTCGAGCAGGAGAACATTCTCGAAGCCCGAAAGTGGGTGATGCAGAAAGCTACTCTTGCCAAGCTGGATGTGTTTACAGAGAAGTTCCTGCTCAACCTCCACAAGCGCATGTATGGCCATGTGTGGAAGTGGGCAGGCACGTTCCGTAAATCCAATAAGAACATCGGCGTGGATCGCATCTACATCACCACCGAACTTCATCAGCTGCTGGGTGATGCTGCGTATTGGCTGGAAAACAAAACCTATCCCATCAGTGATCTGGCGGTGATTTTCCACCACCGGCTGGTGAAGATTCACCTATTCCCCAACGGTAACGGCAGGCATGCACGCATGTGCGCCGATGTCATCATCGCTAAATTCGGCGGCGAAAAGTTGAGCTGGGGCGGAAACTCCGACCTCACCAAGCCGGATGAAATCCGCACCCGTTATATCGCCGCACTGCGTGAGGCGGATGCTGGCAACTACGAACCCATTCTGGCGTTCGCAAGATCATGA
- a CDS encoding Mu-like prophage major head subunit gpT family protein gives MTNQPEILIRTIELASRSIVDTESRLVRLSFSSEEPVTRQSFFSDPWIEILGHERSEVDLSRLNNSAPVLYNHDRSERENRIGVVERAWVENGRGYADIRISRRDEVAGLWQDITDGILRNVSVAYRILERKLTEESKDKPATYRVIRWMPMEISLVDIPADATVGIGRKLEAESLASQPQPTIKETTMPEAVKETGERAEVTLSPTPPVDVHQVRQEALNAEKARRTEIRTLFEKHGDQDKLRDQCLDNPEVDIHEARKLLLESLGKREEPVTSHQRIEIGETDVEKFSRAAEDAISFRAGIAGKDVKPTELMGYTLLEMARKSLELRGVRTAHMDKRELAARAFTHSSSDFPKILENNARKAMLRGYDEAEEVFPLFTRAGNLTDFKTHSRVGLGVFDTLDVIPESGEFKHGTIGERAESIKLATYGKLFSITRQAIINDDLNAFTDIPRKMGRAAARTVGDLVFSILTSNPTMSDGVALFHASHNNLAGSGTAITAASVGAGRTAMRLQKDGKAVLNIRPSYLIVPAAQEDTARVLMTSETDPSKTNSRVPNPVRSAAEVIVDARLDAASTLSWYLTADPNVFDTIEVGYLDGIAAPFLDQQDGWTIDGVEYKVRIDAAAAPLEFRTLYKNPGA, from the coding sequence ATGACAAACCAGCCGGAAATACTGATTCGAACGATTGAACTTGCCTCCCGGTCAATCGTCGATACTGAAAGCCGCCTCGTGCGGCTTTCTTTTTCTTCAGAGGAACCCGTCACCCGCCAGAGCTTCTTCAGCGATCCGTGGATTGAGATTCTGGGGCATGAGCGCAGTGAGGTGGATCTCAGCCGCCTGAATAATTCTGCGCCGGTGCTGTACAATCACGACCGCAGCGAACGGGAGAACCGCATCGGCGTGGTGGAACGGGCATGGGTTGAGAATGGCCGAGGATACGCTGATATTCGCATCAGCCGCCGCGATGAAGTGGCCGGACTGTGGCAGGACATCACCGACGGCATCCTGCGCAATGTTTCGGTGGCCTACCGCATCCTTGAGCGCAAGCTCACCGAAGAATCCAAAGACAAGCCAGCCACTTACCGCGTCATCCGCTGGATGCCGATGGAAATCTCGCTGGTCGATATTCCCGCCGACGCAACCGTTGGCATTGGCAGGAAACTGGAGGCCGAAAGCCTCGCTTCACAACCCCAACCAACCATAAAGGAGACTACAATGCCTGAAGCAGTCAAAGAAACCGGGGAGCGTGCAGAAGTCACGCTATCCCCCACGCCGCCGGTGGATGTTCACCAAGTGCGGCAGGAAGCGCTGAATGCGGAGAAAGCACGCCGCACCGAAATCCGCACCCTGTTTGAAAAGCATGGTGATCAGGACAAGCTGCGCGATCAGTGTCTCGATAACCCGGAGGTGGATATTCACGAAGCCCGGAAGCTCCTGCTCGAATCGTTAGGCAAACGTGAGGAACCTGTCACCAGCCACCAGCGGATCGAAATCGGCGAAACGGACGTGGAGAAATTCTCCCGTGCTGCTGAAGATGCGATTTCCTTCCGTGCCGGTATTGCTGGCAAGGATGTCAAACCCACCGAACTGATGGGCTACACCTTGCTGGAGATGGCGCGTAAGTCGCTGGAACTGCGCGGCGTGCGTACTGCCCATATGGATAAGCGCGAGCTGGCTGCCCGTGCCTTCACCCATTCGAGCAGCGATTTTCCGAAGATTCTGGAAAACAACGCCCGTAAAGCCATGCTGCGCGGTTATGATGAAGCCGAAGAAGTTTTCCCGCTCTTTACCCGTGCCGGAAATCTGACCGACTTCAAAACCCATAGCCGCGTTGGGCTAGGTGTGTTTGATACGCTGGATGTGATCCCTGAAAGCGGCGAATTCAAGCACGGCACCATCGGCGAGCGTGCGGAATCGATCAAGCTGGCCACTTACGGCAAGCTGTTCTCGATCACCCGTCAGGCGATCATTAACGATGATCTGAATGCCTTCACGGATATTCCGCGCAAGATGGGGCGTGCGGCAGCCCGCACGGTGGGTGATCTGGTGTTTAGTATCCTCACCAGCAACCCCACGATGAGCGACGGGGTGGCGCTGTTCCATGCCAGCCATAACAATCTGGCAGGCAGTGGCACGGCAATCACGGCGGCAAGCGTGGGTGCAGGCCGCACGGCGATGCGCTTGCAGAAAGACGGCAAGGCAGTCCTCAATATCCGTCCTTCCTATCTGATTGTGCCAGCGGCGCAGGAAGATACAGCGCGGGTGCTGATGACGTCGGAAACCGATCCTTCCAAAACCAACAGCCGCGTGCCGAACCCGGTGCGCAGCGCGGCGGAAGTGATCGTAGATGCGCGTCTGGATGCTGCCTCCACCTTGTCCTGGTATCTGACCGCTGATCCCAATGTCTTCGATACGATTGAAGTGGGCTATCTCGACGGGATTGCCGCACCGTTCCTTGACCAGCAAGACGGCTGGACGATTGACGGCGTGGAATACAAGGTTCGCATCGACGCGGCAGCAGCGCCGCTGGAGTTCCGCACCCTGTATAAGAATCCGGGCGCGTAA
- a CDS encoding DoxX family protein, with translation MKCEKLICLLSTHASRWTIFVRLALAGVFIPEGIQKLIYPEILGTGRFIKMGIPFPEFTGPFVGWVEIICGTLLLLGLFTRFAAVPLIVTMLVAITATKIPVWMGHDWVVTENITFYVRELKRYGFWSFMHETRLDWSMLMGACYLLAVGGGAWSLDKRLTQESPASR, from the coding sequence ATGAAATGCGAAAAACTCATATGCCTGCTTTCCACGCACGCTTCACGCTGGACGATCTTTGTCCGTCTGGCGCTGGCTGGTGTATTTATTCCTGAAGGCATCCAGAAACTGATTTATCCGGAAATCCTCGGCACAGGGCGCTTCATCAAAATGGGCATCCCGTTCCCGGAGTTCACGGGTCCGTTTGTCGGCTGGGTGGAAATCATTTGCGGCACGCTGCTTCTGCTCGGCCTATTCACGCGCTTTGCCGCCGTGCCGCTGATTGTTACGATGCTGGTGGCCATCACCGCCACCAAAATCCCGGTATGGATGGGGCATGATTGGGTGGTGACGGAAAATATCACCTTCTATGTGCGCGAATTGAAACGCTACGGCTTCTGGAGCTTCATGCACGAAACCCGGCTGGATTGGTCGATGCTGATGGGCGCGTGTTACTTGTTGGCCGTGGGCGGCGGCGCATGGTCGCTCGATAAGCGGCTTACACAGGAATCACCAGCCAGCCGATAA
- a CDS encoding mobile mystery protein A, with the protein MASKMKQLQLQTLDRHLAEVRVCDRPSDGWIAAVRKSLGMSVRQMAERMGMTQQSAARLETNEAEDSITLKSLRKAAESLNCRLVYALVPNDGSLQAILDKQALVKAKDIVSAVDHTMQLEAQGVGNLQQKIKETAEELAKNPNTKLWE; encoded by the coding sequence ATGGCTAGCAAAATGAAACAACTTCAACTTCAGACACTTGACCGCCACTTGGCGGAAGTGCGCGTTTGCGACCGTCCTTCAGACGGTTGGATCGCTGCTGTTCGCAAATCCTTGGGCATGAGCGTCCGCCAGATGGCCGAGCGCATGGGCATGACCCAGCAATCCGCCGCCCGTTTAGAGACAAACGAGGCCGAGGATTCGATCACCCTGAAGTCGTTGCGTAAGGCAGCCGAATCGCTCAACTGCCGTTTGGTGTATGCACTGGTGCCGAATGACGGCAGCTTGCAGGCCATACTCGACAAGCAGGCGCTCGTTAAAGCGAAGGACATCGTTTCCGCCGTGGATCACACCATGCAGCTGGAAGCGCAGGGCGTGGGCAATCTCCAGCAGAAAATTAAGGAGACCGCTGAAGAACTCGCCAAGAACCCCAACACCAAGCTGTGGGAGTAA
- a CDS encoding DUF2460 domain-containing protein, with protein sequence MSFVEVQFPSDISYGATGGPMFLTDVVATVSGHEQRNSKWSQARARYNVASGVKTETQWQALISFFRARRGKAVGFRFKDWGDFKAVNQPLLSLGGTQYRLVKQYVSGAVVSERIITKPVAGTVKLYRNSILQASGWSIDTTTGIITTSLTGTLTVDFDFDVPVRFDTDELALSLDSFNAGSWNNIPLIEVRV encoded by the coding sequence ATGAGCTTCGTAGAAGTCCAATTCCCCAGTGACATCAGCTATGGGGCAACCGGCGGACCCATGTTCTTAACGGATGTGGTGGCCACTGTCTCCGGCCATGAGCAGCGCAACAGCAAATGGAGCCAAGCGCGTGCGCGTTACAATGTAGCGTCAGGCGTTAAAACCGAAACGCAGTGGCAGGCGCTGATTTCCTTCTTCCGGGCGCGTCGTGGCAAGGCGGTGGGGTTTCGCTTCAAGGATTGGGGTGATTTCAAGGCGGTGAACCAGCCGCTGCTTTCGCTCGGCGGAACCCAGTATCGGCTGGTGAAACAGTATGTGAGCGGCGCGGTGGTGTCCGAGCGGATCATCACCAAGCCAGTGGCGGGAACGGTGAAACTTTACCGCAATAGCATTTTGCAGGCGAGCGGCTGGAGCATCGACACCACCACCGGCATCATCACCACATCGCTCACCGGCACGCTCACGGTGGATTTTGATTTCGATGTGCCGGTGCGTTTCGATACCGACGAGCTGGCGCTCTCGCTCGATAGCTTCAATGCCGGAAGCTGGAACAACATTCCACTGATCGAGGTGCGCGTATGA
- a CDS encoding DUF2190 family protein, with product MAKNFVQEGKALNYTAGADILSGDFVLIGTIGGIAKTAIANGKVGAVHITGIFNVAKATGAITQGAKLYWDNTNKVLTTTASGNTIVGVAAAAALSGDATVAILLNVGL from the coding sequence ATGGCTAAAAACTTCGTTCAGGAGGGCAAAGCCCTCAACTACACCGCCGGGGCGGATATTCTATCCGGCGATTTTGTGCTGATTGGCACGATTGGCGGCATTGCCAAAACTGCCATTGCCAACGGCAAAGTCGGTGCCGTGCATATCACCGGCATTTTCAACGTGGCCAAGGCCACCGGTGCGATCACCCAAGGGGCAAAGCTCTATTGGGATAACACCAACAAAGTGCTGACCACCACGGCGAGCGGTAACACCATCGTGGGCGTGGCTGCTGCTGCCGCTTTATCGGGCGATGCAACGGTCGCAATCCTACTTAATGTGGGGCTGTGA
- a CDS encoding phage terminase large subunit family protein encodes MMTPYQNLKKKVRQVWMPPPELTVSQWADTHRKLSPEASAEPGRWRTDRAPYQRGMMDAVNETGVREVVFMTSAQIGKTEILNNILGYFVHQDPSPILFIQPTLEMAEAWSKDRLAPMIRDTDALTELFKDPKSRNSDNTLLHKKFNGGHLTMAGANSPSSLASRPIRIVLLDEEDRYPTSAGSEGDPGSLAQKRTTTFWNRLLVSASTPTIEGESKIEARYGQSDQRHFFVPCPACGTFQVLRWAQVKFDKKQPGAAHYECEHCKATLQDSDKPWMLSRGSWRAQAEFSGVVGFHISELYSPWVRWGEMVENFLKAKRLPETLKVWVNTSLGETWKEATEGVDHSGLISRKENWGRVAPVGVVVITAGVDVQDDRLEAEIVGWGIGQESWSLQYHVLHGDPAQATVWQELDRVLGQSIQRSDGVVLNVGCSCIDTGGHYTQKVYEYCKAREHHRVFAIKGASQIGRPLVSRFSRTNKLRVKLFTLGTDTAKQMIYARLRIHQPGAGYCHFPAEYPEEYFRQLTSERVQTRFINGHPARHWVLAKGHRNEALDCRVYALAALYILNPNLDALVQEMEREHLNQKKPETAQPEKGNSWIGFDDWNFN; translated from the coding sequence ATGATGACGCCCTACCAGAACTTGAAGAAGAAAGTCCGGCAAGTGTGGATGCCACCGCCGGAACTGACAGTGAGCCAGTGGGCGGACACGCACCGGAAACTAAGCCCGGAGGCAAGCGCCGAGCCCGGAAGGTGGAGAACGGATCGCGCCCCATACCAACGGGGGATGATGGACGCAGTGAATGAAACCGGCGTGCGCGAGGTGGTGTTTATGACCTCCGCGCAAATCGGCAAGACGGAGATTCTGAATAACATTCTGGGATATTTCGTTCATCAAGACCCATCGCCCATCCTGTTTATCCAGCCCACGCTGGAGATGGCAGAGGCATGGAGTAAAGACCGGCTCGCGCCGATGATCCGCGACACGGACGCACTGACCGAATTGTTCAAAGACCCCAAAAGCCGCAACAGCGACAACACGCTGCTGCATAAGAAATTCAACGGTGGGCATTTGACGATGGCGGGAGCCAATAGCCCGTCATCACTCGCCAGCCGCCCGATCCGGATTGTGCTGCTCGATGAAGAAGACCGCTATCCAACATCCGCCGGTAGTGAGGGTGATCCGGGATCACTCGCGCAGAAACGTACCACGACGTTCTGGAACCGGCTTTTGGTATCGGCCAGCACTCCCACGATTGAGGGCGAGAGTAAGATCGAAGCGCGATACGGCCAGAGTGATCAGCGGCATTTCTTCGTGCCATGCCCGGCATGCGGCACGTTTCAGGTGCTGCGCTGGGCGCAGGTGAAGTTTGATAAGAAACAGCCCGGTGCCGCGCATTATGAATGCGAGCATTGCAAGGCCACGCTGCAAGACAGTGACAAGCCGTGGATGCTCTCACGCGGCAGCTGGCGAGCGCAGGCTGAATTTAGCGGCGTGGTCGGGTTTCATATCTCGGAGCTTTATAGCCCGTGGGTGCGCTGGGGCGAGATGGTGGAAAACTTCCTGAAGGCCAAGCGCCTGCCGGAAACGCTGAAAGTCTGGGTGAATACCTCGCTGGGCGAAACATGGAAGGAAGCCACCGAAGGCGTGGATCATTCCGGCTTGATCAGTCGCAAGGAAAACTGGGGACGTGTCGCACCCGTTGGCGTGGTGGTGATCACTGCCGGGGTGGACGTGCAGGATGATCGGCTGGAGGCAGAGATCGTCGGCTGGGGTATCGGGCAGGAAAGCTGGTCGCTGCAATACCATGTGCTGCATGGTGATCCAGCGCAGGCGACTGTCTGGCAGGAACTTGACCGGGTGCTGGGGCAAAGCATCCAGCGTAGCGACGGCGTGGTGCTGAATGTCGGGTGCAGCTGCATCGATACCGGCGGCCACTACACGCAAAAAGTCTATGAATACTGCAAAGCGCGGGAGCATCACCGAGTGTTCGCGATCAAGGGCGCGTCACAAATTGGTAGGCCTTTGGTCAGTCGTTTCAGCCGCACTAACAAACTGCGGGTGAAACTGTTCACGCTCGGCACCGATACCGCCAAGCAAATGATCTATGCGCGGCTGCGTATCCACCAACCGGGTGCTGGCTATTGCCATTTCCCGGCGGAGTACCCGGAGGAATATTTCCGGCAACTGACATCGGAACGGGTGCAGACACGATTCATCAACGGCCACCCTGCGCGGCATTGGGTGCTTGCCAAAGGGCATCGCAACGAGGCGCTGGATTGCCGGGTGTATGCGCTGGCGGCGCTCTACATCCTGAACCCGAACCTCGATGCGCTGGTGCAGGAGATGGAGCGCGAGCATCTGAATCAGAAGAAGCCCGAAACGGCGCAGCCAGAAAAAGGCAATAGCTGGATCGGGTTTGATGATTGGAACTTTAACTAA